The proteins below are encoded in one region of Bacteroidia bacterium:
- a CDS encoding SEL1-like repeat protein, whose product MPYLCKSMQALVLIMLLSALSFAQTIDVLTVQKQAELGDIEAQVVLGDIYMEGKDMPQNFEKACYWYRKAAEQGSSTGAVNYAYMLQNGLGTKKDSLAAFNWYQKAADLGDAAGMYNLGTYYELGIVVPKDEEKAITWYRKSALLGNPMGQNALADCYLYGKGVSKNPSTAVYWYRQAAEQGFDLAQYNLGICYEEGLGVEKNLKLALEWYKKAAKNNFADALYAIGTFYEQGQVVSKNMDKAIEYYQKAANYGYLPAIYDLGVCYEEGKGVKQDISKAVEYYEKAVQQGFPPALTTVGMLYYEGIYGKNQDYQKALNYFEQAAAEQEPYALYMLALMYAIGQGTEENIEKAKIFYQKAKNVADNEELQEKLRQLAQEFDLEK is encoded by the coding sequence ATGCCGTACCTTTGTAAAAGTATGCAAGCTTTGGTTTTAATAATGCTTTTGAGCGCGTTATCTTTTGCCCAAACGATTGATGTACTGACAGTACAAAAACAAGCTGAACTTGGAGATATTGAAGCCCAAGTGGTTCTAGGGGATATTTACATGGAAGGCAAGGATATGCCCCAAAATTTTGAAAAAGCATGCTACTGGTACCGCAAAGCCGCAGAGCAAGGCAGTAGTACAGGTGCAGTCAATTATGCGTACATGCTACAAAATGGTTTAGGTACCAAAAAGGATAGTTTAGCGGCTTTCAATTGGTATCAAAAAGCAGCAGACTTAGGCGATGCCGCAGGTATGTACAACTTAGGAACGTATTACGAGTTAGGTATCGTAGTCCCCAAAGATGAAGAAAAAGCAATAACGTGGTACAGAAAATCTGCTCTATTGGGCAATCCTATGGGGCAAAACGCATTAGCAGACTGCTATTTGTATGGAAAGGGCGTATCAAAGAATCCTTCAACTGCGGTATATTGGTACAGGCAAGCCGCAGAACAAGGTTTTGATTTAGCTCAATACAATCTAGGTATATGTTACGAAGAAGGCTTAGGAGTAGAAAAAAATTTGAAATTAGCTTTGGAATGGTACAAAAAAGCCGCTAAAAATAATTTTGCTGACGCTTTGTATGCTATTGGAACGTTTTACGAACAAGGGCAAGTAGTTTCAAAAAACATGGACAAAGCCATAGAATACTACCAAAAAGCAGCAAACTACGGCTATTTACCTGCCATTTATGATTTAGGCGTATGCTATGAAGAAGGTAAGGGCGTCAAACAAGATATTTCTAAGGCTGTGGAGTATTATGAGAAGGCTGTGCAGCAAGGCTTTCCACCTGCTCTGACCACAGTAGGAATGTTGTATTATGAAGGGATTTACGGAAAGAACCAAGACTATCAAAAGGCATTGAACTATTTTGAACAAGCTGCAGCGGAGCAAGAACCTTATGCACTATACATGCTTGCTCTTATGTATGCTATTGGACAAGGAACTGAAGAAAATATAGAAAAAGCAAAAATTTTTTATCAAAAAGCCAAAAATGTGGCTGACAATGAAGAACTTCAAGAGAAACTTCGGCAGCTTGCCCAAGAATTTGACTTGGAAAAATAA
- a CDS encoding 4-hydroxybutyrate CoA-transferase, which yields MKIVSLEEACSVIQSGNRVFIQGASATPQQLIKGMVAQADRLRNVEIVHIHTEGDASYTRPEYGQSFYTNVFFIAKNTRDAIPTHRADYVPIFLSEVPLLFRRNILPLDVALIQVSPPDKHGNCSLGPSVDVTLAAVQTAKYVIAQVNPQMPRTFGDGVIHHSRIHFGVEVNEPLITHQPAEPNEIEQKIGEHIANLVEDGATLQMGIGAIPNAVLKSLIHHKGLGVHTEMFSDGIIDLVERGVITGEHKVTHRNKIVAGFALGSQRLLDFIHDNPSILMLDSQYVNDTANIRRNPKVTAINSAIEVDLTGQVCADSIGTKMYSGVGGQMDFIRGASLSEGGKPIIALPSVTSKGESRIVATLKPGAGVVTTRAHVHYVVTEYGVAYLYGKNLEQRAKALIAIAHPEHRESLSKAARELWG from the coding sequence ATGAAAATAGTTTCCTTAGAGGAAGCTTGTTCTGTAATACAGTCAGGCAATAGAGTGTTTATTCAAGGCGCTTCGGCTACACCACAGCAACTCATCAAAGGTATGGTAGCCCAAGCCGATAGACTACGAAATGTAGAAATTGTCCATATTCACACAGAAGGAGATGCCAGTTATACTCGCCCTGAGTATGGGCAAAGTTTCTATACAAACGTTTTTTTTATCGCAAAAAATACAAGAGATGCTATCCCTACTCACCGAGCAGACTATGTACCTATTTTTTTGAGTGAAGTACCGCTGCTGTTTCGCAGAAATATTTTACCCTTAGACGTCGCCCTGATACAAGTTTCGCCCCCTGATAAACATGGAAATTGCTCTCTAGGTCCTTCGGTAGATGTAACCTTAGCAGCCGTTCAAACCGCTAAATATGTAATTGCCCAAGTAAATCCGCAAATGCCGCGTACCTTCGGGGATGGAGTTATTCATCATAGCAGGATACATTTTGGGGTAGAAGTCAATGAACCTTTAATAACTCATCAACCTGCGGAACCTAATGAAATTGAACAAAAAATAGGTGAGCACATAGCTAACTTAGTAGAAGATGGCGCTACTCTACAAATGGGTATAGGTGCTATCCCTAACGCAGTTTTGAAATCACTTATTCATCACAAAGGTTTAGGAGTACATACAGAAATGTTTTCAGACGGTATTATTGACTTGGTAGAAAGAGGAGTTATTACAGGTGAACATAAAGTAACTCACAGGAATAAAATTGTAGCAGGTTTTGCGCTAGGTTCGCAGCGATTATTAGACTTTATTCATGATAATCCTAGTATTTTGATGTTAGATAGTCAGTATGTAAATGATACTGCAAATATTCGGCGAAACCCTAAGGTAACGGCTATCAATAGCGCTATTGAGGTAGATTTAACGGGTCAAGTTTGTGCAGATTCTATTGGTACAAAAATGTACTCGGGTGTAGGTGGGCAAATGGACTTTATTCGCGGGGCATCTTTGTCTGAAGGAGGAAAACCTATCATTGCTTTACCTTCTGTAACTTCAAAGGGTGAATCACGCATTGTAGCAACCTTAAAGCCAGGTGCAGGAGTTGTAACTACCCGCGCGCACGTGCATTATGTAGTTACAGAATATGGAGTTGCTTATTTGTATGGTAAAAATTTAGAGCAACGTGCCAAAGCATTGATTGCAATAGCCCATCCTGAACACAGAGAAAGTTTATCCAAAGCTGCCCGAGAACTATGGGGATAG
- a CDS encoding T9SS type A sorting domain-containing protein has product MKKIYFYILALTGLSVQGLAQIVGGNCYLERNFVQMAVGSCGTYGVSAIPPAGYYPNVTGRFGFIADPPRNGWTVAGPGTFPNYMGDYFTPGSPEEGWGIEFNIGATNYNYGTYQLCGTGLGDTGPSGHVPGGIVAYNTTPTSRQAVWQGSVMGLQITQTTTIFTDSLYILTCVRIQNNSPTTTFSNVYYMRNVDPDNEQPWTGDFTTTNTIVYQQPMSSGSRALVSAVGLTHSAYIGLGTKDTRARVTYGGFSNRDPSDIWNFVGFTGTIGSTNTSDIAISIAFNLGNIPPGGCAELAYVYVLSAAQLESALNATSPTFIANGKDITTSGSITIGDCDRVELEIVNGTGNCYDGTTWNWTWSPATGLSSTSGTSIIAAPTTTTTYTVTATDNCGAVVYVQEIQIIVAPPLSVSVPATYHYCGSPVSIDATVSGGAPFTLFACNPATSACSGPQNTYTVGTGTITNGTTGYPNPYGNARWGAKHQFLIRASELTAAGLTPGNIDRISFNVQSTNGVTYNNFTISIGCTKSSTLSGFVTGLTPVYGPVNYVPTVGWNDHIFTTPYYWDGSSNLIVETCFNNSSATQNSPVFCTNMGYNCSVQFYQNSSTVCSNTSIFLLSNIRPNMRFRHCPTPPSTYFKYNWSPSTGLSCSTCEDPFASPPTTPITYTVTVTDASGCTATASTTILPCLPTGFTLEGKPQNQNVILSWLYPNDLSFKHFEVERSTDGLNYQKIATLKPANDKERYEYLDTDLRAGSYKYRIRKVNKDGSDTYSNTVEITIYSTTNGFTLQSIAPNPAYDAITIQYELTTAGNVEFSIYDLTGRKLKTLYDNNVSTGQYAKRVSVSDLPNGNYLIAAIFNGHTQHFRLSVVR; this is encoded by the coding sequence ATGAAAAAAATATATTTTTACATCCTTGCTCTGACAGGACTGAGTGTACAAGGTCTGGCGCAAATTGTAGGAGGAAACTGCTATCTTGAAAGAAACTTCGTTCAAATGGCTGTGGGAAGCTGTGGAACTTATGGAGTAAGTGCTATACCTCCCGCAGGCTACTATCCCAACGTAACAGGTCGTTTTGGTTTCATTGCCGATCCCCCTCGTAATGGATGGACAGTTGCAGGACCAGGTACTTTTCCCAACTATATGGGGGATTATTTTACGCCTGGATCCCCTGAAGAAGGCTGGGGAATCGAGTTTAATATAGGCGCTACAAACTACAACTATGGTACATACCAACTTTGCGGCACTGGTCTTGGAGATACAGGACCTAGCGGACATGTACCCGGAGGTATTGTAGCTTACAACACTACCCCAACTAGCCGTCAAGCAGTTTGGCAAGGAAGTGTAATGGGACTGCAAATCACACAAACTACTACTATTTTCACAGATTCTCTCTACATTCTGACTTGTGTTAGAATACAAAATAACTCTCCTACTACGACATTCTCTAATGTTTACTACATGCGTAATGTAGACCCTGATAATGAACAGCCCTGGACGGGGGACTTTACTACCACAAACACAATAGTGTACCAACAACCTATGTCTTCGGGATCAAGAGCTTTGGTAAGTGCAGTAGGACTAACACACAGTGCTTATATCGGATTAGGTACAAAAGACACTCGTGCAAGAGTAACATACGGCGGCTTCTCTAATAGGGACCCAAGCGATATATGGAATTTCGTTGGATTTACAGGAACAATTGGTTCTACTAATACTTCCGACATAGCTATTTCAATTGCTTTCAACTTGGGAAATATTCCCCCCGGGGGATGCGCAGAGTTAGCTTACGTGTATGTACTTTCTGCGGCTCAACTAGAATCAGCACTTAATGCAACAAGTCCCACTTTCATTGCTAACGGAAAGGATATCACTACTTCTGGGTCTATAACCATTGGCGATTGCGATAGAGTAGAGTTAGAGATAGTCAACGGAACAGGGAATTGCTATGATGGTACCACATGGAACTGGACTTGGTCCCCTGCTACGGGATTAAGTAGCACATCAGGCACTTCTATTATAGCTGCACCTACTACCACTACTACCTATACGGTTACGGCTACTGATAACTGTGGCGCAGTAGTATATGTACAAGAAATACAAATCATTGTAGCACCTCCGTTGTCCGTTAGTGTACCTGCAACTTACCATTATTGCGGTAGTCCTGTTAGCATTGATGCAACAGTTTCAGGAGGAGCACCATTTACTTTATTTGCCTGTAACCCTGCTACATCGGCTTGCTCTGGACCTCAAAATACTTATACTGTTGGCACAGGAACTATAACTAACGGTACCACAGGCTATCCCAATCCTTATGGAAATGCAAGATGGGGCGCTAAACATCAATTCCTCATTAGAGCATCTGAACTAACCGCAGCAGGTCTTACTCCTGGCAACATAGATAGAATTTCTTTTAATGTACAAAGTACTAATGGAGTTACCTACAATAACTTCACGATTAGTATAGGCTGCACTAAATCAAGTACTCTAAGCGGTTTCGTAACAGGATTAACACCTGTATATGGACCCGTAAACTATGTCCCAACTGTGGGCTGGAATGACCACATATTTACCACACCTTACTATTGGGATGGTTCTAGTAACCTAATTGTAGAAACTTGTTTCAACAACAGTAGTGCAACACAGAACAGCCCTGTATTCTGCACAAACATGGGCTATAACTGCTCGGTTCAGTTCTATCAAAACTCCTCTACTGTTTGCTCCAACACATCAATATTCTTGTTATCTAATATCAGACCTAATATGCGCTTCAGACATTGCCCTACTCCACCTTCAACGTACTTCAAATATAATTGGTCGCCATCCACAGGGCTATCTTGCTCTACGTGTGAGGATCCATTTGCCAGTCCACCTACTACCCCGATTACTTATACTGTTACTGTTACAGATGCTAGCGGATGCACTGCCACAGCCAGCACCACTATTTTGCCTTGCTTACCCACAGGATTTACACTAGAAGGCAAACCTCAAAATCAAAATGTCATACTTTCATGGCTTTATCCTAACGACTTATCTTTCAAACACTTTGAAGTAGAACGTAGCACAGACGGACTAAACTACCAAAAAATAGCTACCTTGAAACCCGCAAATGACAAAGAAAGATATGAGTATTTAGACACAGATTTGAGGGCAGGAAGTTACAAATATCGCATCCGAAAAGTGAACAAAGATGGTTCAGATACGTACAGCAATACTGTGGAAATTACTATTTACTCAACAACCAATGGCTTCACGTTACAAAGCATAGCTCCTAATCCTGCTTACGACGCAATAACAATACAATACGAACTTACTACGGCAGGCAATGTTGAGTTTAGCATCTATGACTTGACAGGCAGAAAACTCAAAACTCTTTATGACAATAACGTAAGTACAGGTCAGTACGCAAAGCGGGTTTCTGTATCTGATTTACCTAATGGAAATTACTTGATAGCAGCTATTTTTAACGGACATACTCAACATTTTAGATTGAGTGTAGTGAGGTAA
- the nuoH gene encoding NADH-quinone oxidoreductase subunit NuoH, whose translation MDFTELGRILITIISIVGGLITAAAGMVYAERKIAAFIQQREGPNRVGPWGLLQPFADVLKLFIKEDIVPSISNRFAHFLAPVISLLVALSAVALIPFAHNIYIADVNIGILYTLAITSIAVYGITLSGWSSNSKYALLGGLRSSAQMISYELAMGISVVSVILLTNYFSTQSEYLRLSSIIDAQTTVWNIFRNPIGFLIFFTCAFAECNRAPFDLAEAEQELVGGFHTEYSSMKFGTFFLSEYVNMFTASAITSILFLGGYRIPFQGLFADSLNPNLLSILELLMFLLKVSFLIFVFIWVRWTLPRFKYNQLMNIGWKVFLPLSILNLVVIAAILLLI comes from the coding sequence ATGGACTTTACCGAATTAGGCCGCATTTTAATTACTATCATCTCTATTGTAGGGGGACTTATTACAGCCGCAGCAGGCATGGTATATGCGGAGCGCAAAATAGCAGCTTTTATTCAACAAAGAGAAGGACCTAACCGTGTGGGACCTTGGGGATTATTACAACCTTTTGCTGATGTGCTAAAGCTTTTCATCAAAGAAGATATTGTCCCGAGCATCTCTAATCGTTTTGCTCACTTTTTAGCTCCTGTTATTTCGCTTTTGGTTGCCCTATCTGCTGTAGCCCTTATTCCTTTTGCTCACAATATCTACATTGCTGATGTAAATATAGGAATACTATATACTCTTGCTATTACTTCTATTGCTGTGTATGGAATTACGCTATCGGGGTGGAGTAGTAACAGCAAATATGCTTTATTAGGCGGACTACGATCTTCTGCTCAAATGATTTCTTATGAGTTGGCTATGGGAATATCAGTTGTTAGCGTAATTTTACTAACAAACTATTTTTCCACTCAAAGTGAGTATTTAAGACTAAGCAGTATTATAGATGCCCAAACAACAGTATGGAATATATTTCGTAACCCCATAGGATTTTTGATATTTTTTACCTGTGCCTTTGCTGAATGCAATCGTGCACCTTTTGACCTTGCTGAAGCAGAACAAGAATTAGTAGGAGGTTTTCATACTGAATATAGTTCTATGAAGTTTGGTACTTTCTTTTTGAGCGAGTATGTAAATATGTTTACAGCATCAGCCATCACAAGTATTTTATTTTTAGGCGGATACCGTATTCCTTTTCAAGGTCTATTCGCTGATAGTTTGAATCCCAACTTGCTCTCTATTTTAGAGCTTTTGATGTTCTTATTGAAAGTATCTTTCTTAATTTTTGTGTTTATTTGGGTGCGCTGGACTTTGCCGCGATTTAAGTATAATCAATTGATGAATATTGGTTGGAAAGTTTTTCTACCTTTGTCCATACTCAACCTAGTGGTAATTGCTGCTATCTTACTACTTATTTAG
- the gcvT gene encoding glycine cleavage system aminomethyltransferase GcvT, whose protein sequence is MATQRTALYDVHVSLGAKMVVFAGFEMPVRYTGEIEEHLAVRNSVGIFDVSHMGEFIIRGKDALPFLQYVTSNDVSKLTINKAQYSCLPNDKGGIVDDIIVYRLAEAQYMMVVNAANIQKDWDWLNQHKNEFEVELVDISARTSLFAIQGKNALHTLQKLTSTNLKEVTYYSCVRTQFNGIDNVIIAATGYTGEPGFEVFFDAQHSASMWNAILEAGKEFGIKPIGLGARDTLRLEMGYCLYGNDINDETSPLEAGLGWITKFQKGKFIGSEVFLAQKEKGVQKHLIGFVMQQDKAIPRAGYEITDASGNVIGKVTSGTQSPVLKQGIGLGYVPSSYKEGDVVYIKIRDKLSPAILKKPPFVQVQKA, encoded by the coding sequence ATGGCAACACAAAGAACTGCTCTGTATGATGTTCATGTATCTTTGGGGGCAAAAATGGTCGTTTTTGCAGGCTTTGAGATGCCTGTGCGATATACAGGAGAAATAGAAGAACATCTTGCTGTGCGCAATAGCGTAGGTATTTTTGACGTATCGCACATGGGTGAGTTTATTATTCGTGGCAAAGATGCTTTACCTTTTTTGCAGTACGTAACTTCTAACGATGTAAGCAAACTTACTATAAATAAAGCGCAATATTCTTGCTTACCTAATGATAAAGGTGGGATTGTAGATGACATTATTGTGTACAGATTAGCCGAAGCCCAATACATGATGGTAGTTAATGCAGCCAATATTCAAAAAGACTGGGATTGGCTAAATCAACACAAAAATGAGTTTGAGGTAGAATTAGTAGATATTTCTGCTCGTACAAGTTTGTTTGCTATACAAGGTAAAAATGCTCTGCATACCCTTCAAAAGCTAACTTCTACTAACCTTAAAGAAGTTACCTATTATTCTTGCGTACGAACACAGTTTAATGGTATAGACAATGTGATTATTGCCGCCACAGGCTATACAGGCGAACCTGGCTTTGAAGTATTTTTTGATGCCCAACACTCTGCTTCAATGTGGAATGCTATTTTAGAAGCAGGTAAAGAATTTGGTATCAAGCCTATTGGACTTGGAGCAAGAGATACCTTACGCTTAGAAATGGGCTACTGTCTATATGGAAATGATATCAATGATGAAACTTCTCCGTTAGAAGCAGGATTGGGCTGGATTACAAAATTTCAAAAAGGCAAGTTTATAGGTTCAGAAGTTTTTTTAGCTCAAAAGGAAAAAGGTGTACAAAAGCACTTGATAGGTTTTGTGATGCAACAAGATAAAGCCATACCTCGCGCAGGCTACGAAATTACAGATGCATCAGGTAATGTAATAGGCAAAGTTACTTCGGGAACACAATCCCCTGTATTAAAGCAAGGAATTGGATTAGGTTATGTACCCAGCAGTTACAAAGAGGGTGATGTTGTGTACATAAAAATACGAGATAAACTTAGCCCTGCTATTTTGAAAAAACCTCCGTTTGTTCAAGTACAGAAAGCATAG
- a CDS encoding SBBP repeat-containing protein: protein MKRLLLLFLLCFEWLAIQKLIAKNQAADKLFFIENKGQWHNDVFYLCRLKGLDIWITKYGVNYTFYKVEQDKTFGHSYFTKKHRDEVDVSHIIGHRVIFELLNSNSNPVKQGLQQQQGYYNYFIGNDEKKHATYVGLYKEVRIQNIYEGIDIRYYFDKGSLRYDFIVHPYADPSQIAFKLYGQDKVYQKGANKLAFTTIFGEVEMAELKTYQQYKTVPSKFVKQNEIWQIDIAKYNPSETLIIDPIVYSTYIGGTDNDHSNDMFVDPSECVYVTGNSTSINYDITPGVFQTTNAGGFDVFVTKLNNTGTSLIFSTFIGGTNDDFSDGIFVDGIGSIYIAGRTLSSNYDVTSGAYQTTLSGTSDIFVTKLNATGTALIYSTFIGGSADERANGIFVNSAGELYLTGWTSSTNYDITPGAYQNTNAGGRDVVVTKLNSAGNTLIYSTYIGGSNWEEGEDISVDASGTAYITGYTYSTNYDVTALSYQNTHGGGTGDAFVSRLNATGTTLLQSTYLGGSGWDEANDLTLKGTGVYITGFTESSNFDITPGVYQTTNGGNRDVFVTQMNLLLSSLVYSTYLGGNNNEEAISIYVDAHGAAYVTGWTASHNYDVTWNAYQNTNGGNDDVFISMLSPDGVHLQYSTYLGGSNDDTGFDVFVDAAFNAYVTGRTNSTNYDITSGAYQTTLGGLNDVFVTKIGLTPLPISGISLHAAYISTEHSISLTWNSTTSNINVYQIEKLSNQQWQQIAVIPAADTNPIYTYLDKDLSSSQISYRVHAKDKDGNSYYSNIQTVLVPNFTQEFYVYPNPTSDYIYLENKSNFTQEYALLNSEGKTVRILTVLQGTNYIQLNDLPPGTYILRENKTGKSQKLIIE, encoded by the coding sequence ATGAAAAGACTACTATTACTTTTTCTACTATGCTTTGAATGGCTTGCGATACAAAAACTTATCGCTAAAAACCAAGCTGCTGATAAATTATTTTTTATAGAAAATAAAGGGCAATGGCATAATGATGTTTTTTACCTTTGCCGATTAAAAGGATTGGATATCTGGATTACAAAGTATGGAGTCAATTATACTTTTTACAAGGTAGAACAAGATAAAACCTTTGGACATTCCTACTTTACCAAAAAGCATAGAGATGAAGTTGATGTAAGCCATATAATAGGTCATAGAGTAATTTTTGAGTTACTAAACTCAAACTCTAATCCTGTAAAACAAGGTCTGCAGCAACAACAAGGATACTATAACTACTTTATCGGCAACGATGAGAAAAAACATGCCACTTACGTAGGATTATACAAGGAGGTACGAATTCAAAACATTTACGAAGGTATTGACATACGGTACTATTTTGATAAAGGCAGTCTACGCTATGATTTTATTGTACATCCGTATGCTGACCCAAGTCAAATTGCTTTCAAGCTGTATGGACAAGATAAAGTCTATCAAAAAGGAGCTAACAAACTAGCCTTTACTACAATATTCGGAGAAGTTGAGATGGCTGAACTAAAAACATATCAACAGTACAAAACTGTTCCTAGCAAGTTTGTAAAACAAAATGAAATATGGCAGATAGATATAGCAAAATATAATCCTTCTGAAACCCTTATAATAGACCCAATAGTTTATTCAACCTACATAGGTGGAACAGATAATGACCACAGCAATGACATGTTTGTAGACCCTTCTGAATGCGTTTATGTTACAGGGAACTCCACATCTATTAACTATGACATTACTCCAGGTGTATTTCAAACCACAAACGCTGGCGGATTTGACGTGTTTGTAACTAAGCTCAATAACACAGGCACATCTCTAATTTTTTCTACTTTTATAGGTGGCACTAATGATGATTTTAGTGATGGGATATTTGTAGATGGCATAGGTTCAATATACATTGCAGGTAGAACTCTCTCTTCAAATTATGACGTAACAAGTGGCGCATATCAAACTACTTTATCAGGTACATCAGATATATTTGTTACTAAACTTAATGCTACGGGTACAGCACTAATTTATTCTACGTTTATTGGCGGTAGTGCAGATGAACGTGCCAACGGAATTTTTGTCAATAGTGCAGGGGAGTTATACTTAACAGGCTGGACAAGCTCTACTAACTACGATATTACACCAGGTGCATATCAAAATACAAATGCAGGTGGGCGAGATGTGGTAGTTACAAAGCTAAATTCAGCAGGAAATACATTAATTTATTCTACTTACATAGGGGGAAGCAATTGGGAAGAAGGCGAGGATATTTCAGTAGATGCTTCAGGTACAGCTTATATCACGGGCTATACCTATTCTACTAATTATGACGTTACAGCCTTATCTTATCAAAATACTCATGGTGGTGGTACAGGAGATGCGTTTGTTTCTCGCTTAAATGCCACAGGTACAACTTTGTTACAGTCTACTTATCTTGGCGGTAGTGGCTGGGACGAAGCTAATGACTTAACTCTTAAAGGTACAGGCGTATATATCACAGGTTTTACTGAATCATCTAATTTTGATATAACACCAGGCGTGTACCAAACCACAAACGGAGGAAACAGAGATGTATTTGTAACTCAAATGAACCTTTTACTTAGCAGCTTAGTCTATTCTACTTACTTAGGCGGAAATAATAACGAAGAAGCTATTAGCATATACGTAGATGCTCATGGGGCTGCTTATGTTACGGGCTGGACAGCTTCGCATAACTACGATGTTACTTGGAATGCCTACCAAAATACAAATGGCGGAAATGATGATGTGTTTATTAGCATGCTTAGCCCTGATGGAGTTCATTTACAATACTCTACTTATTTAGGCGGTAGTAACGATGACACAGGCTTTGATGTGTTTGTAGACGCCGCTTTCAATGCTTATGTTACAGGTCGTACAAATTCTACAAATTACGATATAACTAGCGGCGCCTATCAGACTACCCTAGGAGGATTAAATGATGTGTTTGTTACTAAAATAGGACTTACACCATTACCTATTTCAGGGATTTCTTTACATGCTGCATATATCTCTACCGAACATAGTATTTCACTTACATGGAATAGCACGACTTCTAATATTAACGTTTATCAAATAGAAAAGCTTTCTAACCAACAATGGCAACAGATAGCTGTTATACCCGCAGCTGATACCAACCCTATCTATACATATTTAGATAAAGATTTATCAAGCTCTCAAATAAGTTATCGTGTTCATGCCAAAGATAAAGACGGCAATAGCTACTACTCGAATATACAAACAGTTTTAGTTCCCAACTTTACACAAGAGTTTTATGTCTATCCTAACCCTACATCTGACTACATTTACCTAGAAAACAAGTCTAACTTTACACAAGAGTATGCACTACTCAATAGTGAGGGAAAAACTGTACGTATTCTTACAGTCCTTCAAGGTACAAATTACATTCAATTGAATGACTTACCCCCTGGTACGTATATACTCCGTGAAAATAAAACTGGTAAGAGTCAAAAACTTATCATTGAGTAG